A DNA window from Zingiber officinale cultivar Zhangliang chromosome 3A, Zo_v1.1, whole genome shotgun sequence contains the following coding sequences:
- the LOC122050437 gene encoding uncharacterized protein LOC122050437 yields the protein MFEEALSEQKEMRNEIKQLTQRLKNSVKHQKMQDSQIAQIPQSVLRAQGIFLGKPDLNLVEHCNRIELRSRHTVGDPQIITQKELDSEKEPSLLMPNQTQNRDGEEVTKKVEETLQATPQNQTIPFPQKLIASQKDEEFNRFLKKIKGIYIEVPLIDALYQIPKFVNFLKGILSNRRQKGDFETVALTENCSALLIANSPPKIKDPGSFSISCKIGSELIPRAFCDLGASVSLLSYSLCKKLGLQNIKLTTMALQLADHSCRYPMEIVEDVPVEVGGCIVPTDFIILDMEEDPKISIILRRPFLAIAGVIIDVKSHRLSLEIGKEKIEFDLSDSSICNPSSQENSRKINIHKVEECSFHESSPPVCNKKYICPARAKLKAQARALTLGGESSFHEFSPL from the coding sequence atgtttgaggAAGCTCTCtcggagcaaaaggagatgaGGAACGAGATCAAACAATTGACTCAGAGGCTGAAAAACTCTGTAAAACACCAGaagatgcaagacagccagaTAGCTCAGATACCCCAGTCCGTCTTAAGAGCACAGGGTATATTCCTAGGGAAGCCAGATTTAAATCTAGTGGAACATTGCAACCGCATTGAGCTGAGGAGCAGACATACTGTGGGAGATCCTCAAAtcattactcagaaggagcttgaCTCAGAGAAGGAGCCCTCTCTCCTAATGCCCAATCAGACTCAAAACAGGGATGGAGAAGAGGTTACTAAAAAGGTTGAAGAAACTCTTCAAGCTACCCCACAGAATCAAACGATCCCTTTTCCTCAGAAGCTTATAGCATCCCAGAAagatgaagagttcaaccgattcCTGAAGAAGATCAAAGGAATCTAcatagaagtaccactgatagatgcgCTGTACCAAATACCGAAGTTCGTAAATTTTTTAAAGGGAATTTTATCTAACAGAAGGCAGAAGGGTGATTTCGAGACTGTAGCATTAACAGAGAATTGCAGCGCCCTCCTTATTGCGAATTCTCCACCAAAGATTaaggatccaggaagcttctccaTATCGTGCaaaattggttctgaactcaTACCGAGAGCTTTTTGTGACTTGGGGGCTAGCGTTAGCCTACTTTCGTACTCTTTATGCAAGAAGCTGGGCCTCCAGAACATTAAATTGACCACTATGGCACTacaattagctgaccattcatgcagATACCCAATGGAAATAGTGGAAGATGTTCCAGTTGAAGTGGGTGGATGTATAGTTCCCACagatttcattatcttggatATGGAGGAAGATCCTAAGATATCGATTATCCTtagaagaccattccttgctataGCTGGAGTCATCATCGATGTAAAAAGTCACaggttatccttggagatcggcaAAGAAAAGATCGAgtttgatttatctgattcctCCATCTGCAACCCCTCTTCTCAGGAAAATTCTCGCAAGATCAAcatacacaaagtcgaggagtgcaGTTTCCATGAGAGTTCCCCTCCAGTATGCAACAAGAAATATATTTGTCCTGCACGAGCGAAACTGAAGGCGCAGGCtagagcattaaccctaggaggagagtcgtCCTTCCACGAATTTAGTCCACTTTAA